One region of Cetobacterium somerae ATCC BAA-474 genomic DNA includes:
- a CDS encoding M20 metallopeptidase family protein has protein sequence MNLLLNEVIKYRRDLHQIPEVGFKEFKTQKYIINTLKSMGYSPNTICETGVYVYIPGIKKECIAFRADIDALAIQEENNCTFSSKHSGFMHACGHDGHTAALLAFAKYLTTTAEQNYSILLIFQPAEEGPGGAKFICETGILEKFHVKEIYSFHLFPDLEEGTISTKAGPFFAQATEFDCKVVGKGGHGGMPQKTNDPLIPFTKIIDSYQSIISRNLSPFNAGVITVGKISGGTARNIISNSIDFHGTIRAYSQEDTELIIKRMKEIHNGIEIAFDIKVIDEFRVLYPPVINDNILYNNFLKISQDFNFIQGETLALAEDFAFYQEKVPGIFFLLGTRNKEQNFISPLHSSSFNFDEKVLLEGVKLFAKLLEDRNEI, from the coding sequence ATGAATTTATTATTAAACGAAGTTATAAAATATAGAAGAGACCTACATCAAATACCCGAAGTAGGCTTCAAAGAGTTTAAAACTCAAAAGTATATAATAAATACACTAAAAAGTATGGGATATTCTCCAAATACAATTTGTGAAACTGGTGTTTATGTCTATATTCCAGGGATAAAAAAAGAGTGCATTGCCTTTAGAGCTGATATAGATGCACTTGCAATTCAAGAGGAAAATAATTGTACATTTTCTTCAAAACACTCTGGTTTTATGCACGCTTGTGGACATGATGGTCATACAGCTGCTCTTTTAGCCTTTGCTAAATATCTAACAACAACAGCAGAGCAAAATTATAGTATTTTATTAATATTTCAACCTGCCGAAGAAGGTCCAGGTGGAGCTAAATTTATATGCGAGACTGGAATTTTAGAAAAATTCCATGTTAAAGAGATATACTCTTTTCACTTATTTCCAGATTTAGAAGAAGGAACTATTTCAACTAAAGCTGGACCTTTCTTTGCACAAGCTACGGAATTTGATTGTAAGGTTGTTGGTAAGGGAGGTCATGGAGGAATGCCTCAAAAAACAAATGATCCCCTTATACCTTTTACTAAAATTATAGATTCTTATCAGAGTATAATTTCTAGAAATCTTTCTCCCTTTAATGCAGGCGTTATAACAGTTGGTAAAATAAGTGGTGGAACAGCTCGAAATATAATATCTAACTCTATAGATTTTCATGGTACAATTAGAGCATATTCTCAAGAGGATACTGAACTAATAATAAAAAGAATGAAAGAAATACATAACGGAATAGAAATAGCTTTTGATATTAAAGTGATAGATGAATTTAGAGTTCTTTATCCACCAGTTATAAATGATAATATTCTTTATAATAATTTTTTAAAAATTTCTCAAGACTTTAATTTTATTCAGGGCGAAACCTTAGCTTTAGCTGAAGATTTTGCTTTTTATCAAGAAAAAGTTCCTGGGATATTTTTTCTATTAGGTACTAGAAATAAAGAACAAAATTTTATTTCACCGTTGCATAGTTCTTCTTTTAATTTTGATGAAAAAGTTCTTCTTGAAGGAGTTAAACTTTTCGCAAAACTTTTGGAGGATAGAAATGAAATATAA